One genomic segment of Arachis duranensis cultivar V14167 chromosome 4, aradu.V14167.gnm2.J7QH, whole genome shotgun sequence includes these proteins:
- the LOC107485825 gene encoding uncharacterized protein LOC107485825 codes for MRLSLGENNNIQELRNFAEWLLKIGDDLAGDTTDGESIVHIPSDILIKNSETALNDLIDFVYPDMLSNLSVENYFKDRAILVPTLDCVTDVNNKMTAGLLGQERVYLSSDSVCAEEGNMEFELDAFSPEILNGINCSDLPPHKLVLKVGAPVMLLRNIDQTNSLCNETRMQVRRMGNHVLECKTLTGNKAGSIKG; via the exons ATGAGATTGTCACTAGGTGAAAATAACAACATACAAGAACTCAGAAATTTTGCagaatggctactcaaaattgGTGATGATTTGGCTGGTGATACAACAGATGGTGAATCGATCGTTCATATACCATCTGACATTTTGATTAAGAACTCTGAGACAGCTTTGAATGACCTCATTGATTTCGTGTATCCAGATATGTTATCCAATTTATCCGTTGAAAATTATTTCAAGGATAGAGCAATTCTTGTACCAACTTTGGATTGTGTCACTGATGTCAACAACAAGATGACTGCAGGGTTACTTGGACAAGAAAGAGTCTACTTAAGTTCAGACTCTGTGTGTGCTGAAGAGGGAAATATGGAATTTGAGTTAGATGCTTTCTCGCCAGAAATTTTAAATGGAATAAATTGTTCAGATCTACCACCACACAAGTTGGTTCTGAAGGTTGGCGCTCCTGTTATGTTGCTGCGGAATATAGACCAAACTAATAGTTTGTGCAATGAAACGAGGATGCAAGTTAGAAGAATGGGAAATCATGTGTTAGAATGCAAGACTTTAACTGGTAACAAAGCTGGAA GTATCAAAGGATAG